In Pseudofrankia saprophytica, one genomic interval encodes:
- a CDS encoding bifunctional NAD(P)/FAD-dependent oxidoreductase/class I SAM-dependent methyltransferase translates to MTIETSQVPAVEAGTADERQYDVVVVGGGPAGLSAALTLSRARRSVLVVDAAEPRNARAGHVHNYLGREGTPPRELLAIGRAEVAGYGGEVVTATVTAAEHLDDEGGVGEGAGPLFRVSLADGRTARARRLLVATGLVDELPDVPGLAERWGRDVLHCPYCHGWEVRDQAVGVLATSELAVHQALMWRQWTPDVVLFRHTAPDLAEEQAEQLAARGIAVVEGEVAALEVADDRLVGVRLRSGEVVPRQAVTVASRLTARADLLAPLGLRPTEARIGELLVGDRIEAAPAGATSVPGVWVVGNVADVQAQVISSAASGVTTAAALNADLIAEDTRVAVEAYRYQRVFSEQAWSERHRARSAAHPDSDDPSPTLAATAAGLLPGTALDAGAGTGADACWLAAGGWKVTAVDLSSAALERAESRAARLGHAITWVQADLAVEPAPSTFDLVTAHYLCLPPAQRRTLFAHLADAVAPGGTLLLVGHAPGDGGHGHVAGHGHGHEHEHEHEREGSAPQPPGGVGEAGPAAPDPHLAEVAWDAADIAAGLGPGWVIETAEIRPRAAERRGNGPTHDSIVRARRDDAAR, encoded by the coding sequence ATGACGATCGAGACCAGCCAGGTCCCGGCGGTCGAGGCGGGGACGGCCGACGAGCGGCAGTACGACGTCGTCGTCGTGGGTGGCGGCCCGGCGGGGCTCTCCGCGGCGCTCACCCTGTCGCGGGCGCGGCGCTCGGTGCTGGTCGTCGACGCGGCCGAGCCACGCAACGCCCGCGCCGGGCACGTGCACAACTACCTGGGCCGGGAGGGCACACCTCCGCGCGAGCTGCTCGCCATCGGCCGTGCCGAGGTCGCCGGCTACGGCGGCGAGGTCGTCACCGCGACGGTCACCGCCGCCGAACACCTCGACGACGAGGGCGGTGTGGGCGAGGGTGCCGGTCCGCTCTTCCGGGTCTCGCTCGCTGACGGCCGGACGGCACGGGCCCGGCGGCTGCTCGTCGCGACCGGCCTCGTCGACGAGCTGCCCGACGTGCCCGGCCTCGCCGAGCGGTGGGGCCGCGACGTCCTGCACTGCCCGTACTGCCACGGCTGGGAGGTCCGCGACCAGGCGGTCGGCGTGCTCGCGACCAGCGAGCTCGCGGTCCACCAGGCGCTGATGTGGCGGCAGTGGACCCCGGACGTGGTCCTGTTCCGCCACACCGCGCCCGACCTCGCCGAGGAGCAGGCCGAGCAGCTCGCCGCCCGCGGCATCGCCGTCGTCGAGGGCGAGGTTGCCGCGCTGGAGGTGGCCGACGACCGGCTCGTCGGCGTCCGGCTGCGCTCCGGCGAGGTCGTCCCCCGCCAGGCGGTGACGGTCGCGTCGCGGCTCACCGCCCGCGCCGACCTGCTCGCGCCGCTGGGCCTGCGGCCGACCGAGGCGCGCATCGGCGAGCTGCTCGTCGGCGACCGCATCGAGGCGGCCCCGGCCGGCGCCACCTCGGTGCCCGGGGTGTGGGTGGTGGGCAACGTCGCCGACGTCCAGGCACAGGTCATCTCGTCGGCCGCCTCGGGCGTCACGACCGCCGCGGCGCTCAACGCCGACCTCATCGCCGAGGACACCCGCGTCGCCGTGGAGGCGTACCGCTACCAGCGGGTCTTCAGCGAGCAGGCCTGGAGCGAGCGGCACCGGGCGCGTTCGGCCGCACACCCCGACAGCGACGACCCGAGCCCGACGCTGGCCGCGACGGCCGCCGGCCTGCTGCCCGGCACGGCACTCGACGCCGGCGCCGGCACGGGCGCGGATGCCTGCTGGCTCGCCGCCGGCGGCTGGAAGGTCACCGCCGTCGACCTGTCGAGCGCCGCCCTGGAGCGCGCCGAGTCCCGAGCCGCCCGGCTCGGCCACGCCATCACCTGGGTCCAGGCCGACCTGGCCGTCGAGCCGGCCCCCTCCACCTTCGACCTGGTCACCGCCCACTACCTGTGCCTGCCGCCGGCGCAGCGGCGCACCCTGTTCGCCCACCTCGCCGACGCCGTCGCCCCCGGCGGCACCCTCCTCCTCGTCGGCCACGCCCCGGGCGACGGCGGCCACGGCCACGTCGCCGGCCACGGGCACGGCCACGAGCACGAGCACGAGCACGAGCGAGAAGGATCGGCTCCCCAGCCTCCTGGCGGGGTCGGTGAGGCAGGCCCCGCGGCCCCCGACCCGCACCTCGCGGAGGTCGCCTGGGACGCCGCCGACATCGCCGCCGGCCTCGGCCCCGGCTGGGTCATCGAGACCGCCGAGATCCGCCCCCGGGCGGCCGAGCGCCGGGGCAACGGCCCAACCCACGACTCGATCGTCCGTGCCCGACGCGACGACGCGGCCCGGTAG
- a CDS encoding S8/S53 family peptidase has translation MDTFYREEHLVVRDDYVDRVLQVLDLVDTNRDLARERERRVRGVVDGLHLVRIDRPVEGALAQVTERLGIGVAAPDYLLSITVGGFCPASEPEVPPVGSPPWPPPAADPTAGDGVRVLIPDTGLDPTASTTYSWLQGLTGDVDTRIEIPRSGPHVLRPYSGHGTFIAGVLRRVAPMATVIVRDIFSPVGTAFETDLIPELVDLIALDQPDVISLSAGTTVLNGTLPLVLQWFQNDYLPAVGGLALIAAAGNNASCERFYPAAFDPVFAVGALDAAQSQRAPYSNYGSWVDVLAPGTELVNAFPTGTYTTTETSSRGQVRNFTTGLARWSGTSFATPILAGLTAARMSAAQVDGQTAAQYLVSNAPVVQGVGRVLLP, from the coding sequence GTGGACACCTTCTATCGCGAGGAGCACCTCGTCGTCCGGGACGACTACGTCGACCGGGTCCTTCAGGTGCTCGACCTGGTCGACACCAACCGCGACCTCGCGCGCGAACGCGAGCGGCGCGTCCGGGGCGTCGTCGACGGACTCCATCTCGTCCGGATCGACCGTCCGGTCGAGGGAGCGCTGGCGCAGGTCACCGAGCGGCTCGGGATCGGCGTCGCGGCGCCGGACTACCTGCTGTCGATCACGGTTGGTGGCTTCTGCCCGGCGAGTGAGCCCGAGGTCCCACCCGTCGGGAGCCCTCCCTGGCCCCCGCCCGCGGCGGATCCCACCGCCGGCGACGGCGTGCGCGTTCTGATCCCCGATACGGGACTGGACCCGACCGCGTCCACCACCTATTCCTGGCTGCAGGGGCTGACGGGCGATGTCGACACCCGGATCGAGATCCCGCGCTCGGGGCCGCACGTCCTGCGTCCCTATTCCGGGCACGGGACGTTCATCGCGGGTGTCCTGAGACGCGTGGCGCCGATGGCCACGGTGATCGTGCGGGACATCTTCAGCCCCGTGGGCACCGCCTTCGAGACCGATCTCATCCCGGAGCTGGTGGACCTCATCGCCCTCGACCAGCCGGACGTCATCAGCCTCTCGGCCGGCACGACGGTCCTGAACGGGACGCTGCCGCTGGTCCTGCAGTGGTTCCAGAACGACTACCTCCCCGCGGTCGGAGGCCTGGCACTAATCGCGGCGGCCGGGAACAACGCCAGCTGCGAGCGGTTCTACCCGGCCGCCTTCGACCCGGTGTTCGCCGTCGGCGCGCTGGACGCGGCGCAGTCTCAGCGCGCCCCCTACAGCAACTACGGCTCGTGGGTCGACGTCCTCGCGCCCGGGACGGAACTCGTGAACGCCTTCCCGACCGGGACCTACACGACCACCGAGACAAGCTCACGGGGGCAGGTCAGGAACTTCACGACCGGCCTCGCCAGGTGGTCCGGCACCTCCTTCGCCACGCCGATCCTCGCGGGGTTGACCGCGGCCCGCATGTCGGCGGCGCAGGTGGATGGCCAGACGGCGGCGCAGTATCTGGTAAGCAACGCGCCCGTGGTCCAGGGAGTCGGCAGGGTATTGCTTCCCTGA
- a CDS encoding CHAT domain-containing protein, whose translation MGGPVHGDTATDHAALLALALSRPLDAVAAASRWLDTSADPCALSVAHQTLGIVARDSGRADEAVAELRAAMRSARACGDPRRLVDVRATMGTTLALNGHTAAGLRQLDAAARHSDGLLGGQVLMRRGAVLGVLGRHDEALRDLGRATTLLRAAGDPMWEGRCRTHRGMSYLALGQTDRAERDFVISERLLTAAGQDLEIAWSWHSRARVAQRRGELPTALRLLDRAAERYAALATSEPELAIDRCNVLLAAGLAADALRETDGAIAAAAKENVQVTRKAELLFAAATAALAAASPAVAAQRAAAAHDLFRQQARTWWQLRASFVLLSAQHATGARDARLATRAADLAHRLGELRAAEAARAYLFAGRLALEGGREAETLLGLAAGFRRSGAAIDRATGWLAKALWANGRGQDRETLLACGRGLAAVEDQLRHLGAQELRAHATAHGAQLAAVAQRLALRRRDARMLLRWSERWRASAFAMPAARPPDDPQLTADLAALRAVGQALDVAREKGRPTGGLDGRRIRLEAAIRARTRRVEAVRSPMSGPGPARPSIAEIVAALGELRLLEIIELDGLLHVVTVANGRVRLHPAGSVRAAEREVQFARFLLRRLALGQPPPGFTGRLAAAGQLLEETLLGAAARELDGGPVLVVPPGSLHAVPWSLLPSLRTSAVRVAPSATAWLAAHRATPPRRRRVALVVGPGLEGTAAEVRQIATGYPGPVVLRDGQATAERTLALLDDAWLAHVAAHGTFRADSPLFSSLRLDDGPLTVYDLARLRRAPYQLVLASCESAVGVPVGADELVGMVGALIPKGTASLLASVVPVNDAATAPLMVEVHARLRAGVDLAQALSVARAVAVDDPAGLAAGLAFVALGR comes from the coding sequence ATGGGCGGGCCCGTCCACGGCGATACCGCCACTGATCACGCCGCGCTGCTGGCGCTCGCGTTGTCCCGGCCCCTCGACGCGGTGGCGGCGGCGTCAAGGTGGCTCGACACCTCCGCGGACCCGTGCGCGCTTTCCGTCGCCCACCAGACGCTCGGGATCGTGGCGCGCGACAGCGGTCGGGCTGACGAGGCGGTCGCCGAGCTGCGCGCGGCGATGCGGTCGGCGCGGGCCTGCGGGGATCCCCGCCGCCTGGTCGACGTGCGGGCGACGATGGGGACGACCCTGGCGCTGAACGGCCATACCGCCGCCGGCCTCAGGCAGCTCGACGCGGCTGCCCGGCACAGCGACGGGCTGCTCGGCGGTCAGGTCCTGATGCGGCGCGGCGCGGTGCTCGGCGTTCTCGGGCGCCATGACGAGGCGCTGCGCGACCTGGGACGGGCGACGACGTTGCTGCGCGCCGCGGGTGACCCCATGTGGGAGGGACGGTGCCGCACCCACCGTGGCATGTCCTACCTCGCCCTCGGTCAGACAGACAGGGCCGAGCGGGACTTCGTGATCTCCGAACGACTGCTGACGGCCGCCGGCCAGGACCTGGAGATCGCCTGGTCGTGGCACAGCAGGGCACGGGTCGCCCAGCGCCGCGGCGAGCTGCCCACCGCGCTGCGCTTGCTCGACAGGGCCGCCGAGCGGTACGCCGCGCTGGCCACGTCCGAGCCCGAGCTCGCGATCGACCGGTGCAACGTGCTGCTGGCCGCAGGCCTGGCCGCCGACGCGCTGCGGGAGACCGACGGAGCCATCGCGGCCGCCGCCAAGGAGAACGTGCAGGTCACCCGCAAGGCGGAGCTGCTGTTCGCAGCGGCGACCGCGGCGCTCGCCGCGGCCAGCCCGGCGGTAGCCGCCCAGCGCGCCGCGGCGGCGCATGACCTGTTCCGCCAGCAGGCCCGGACCTGGTGGCAGCTGCGTGCGTCGTTCGTCCTGCTCAGCGCACAGCATGCGACCGGGGCCCGTGACGCGCGGCTGGCCACCCGCGCGGCGGACCTCGCGCACCGGCTCGGCGAGTTGCGGGCCGCCGAGGCCGCCCGGGCGTACCTGTTCGCCGGCCGGCTCGCGCTCGAAGGCGGCCGTGAGGCGGAGACCCTGCTCGGGCTCGCCGCGGGGTTCCGGCGTTCGGGCGCCGCGATCGACCGCGCCACCGGCTGGCTCGCGAAGGCGCTGTGGGCGAACGGCCGGGGCCAGGACCGGGAGACGCTGCTGGCCTGCGGCCGCGGCCTCGCCGCTGTCGAGGACCAGCTGCGCCACCTTGGCGCGCAGGAGCTGCGGGCGCATGCCACCGCCCACGGCGCCCAGCTGGCCGCCGTCGCGCAGCGGCTGGCGCTGCGCCGCCGCGACGCCCGGATGCTGTTGCGCTGGAGCGAGCGCTGGCGTGCCAGCGCCTTCGCGATGCCGGCTGCCCGCCCCCCTGACGATCCCCAGCTGACCGCGGATCTCGCCGCGCTGCGCGCTGTCGGGCAGGCGCTCGACGTGGCGCGGGAAAAAGGGCGGCCGACCGGCGGCCTGGATGGCCGACGGATCCGGCTGGAGGCGGCGATCCGCGCCCGCACCCGCCGGGTGGAGGCGGTCCGCTCGCCCATGAGCGGGCCCGGTCCCGCCCGCCCGTCGATCGCCGAGATCGTCGCGGCCCTTGGCGAGCTGCGCCTGCTGGAGATCATCGAGCTCGACGGGCTGCTGCACGTGGTGACCGTGGCCAACGGCCGAGTGCGGCTGCACCCGGCCGGTTCGGTGCGCGCGGCCGAGCGGGAGGTGCAGTTTGCGCGCTTCCTTCTCCGTCGACTGGCGCTGGGTCAGCCACCGCCCGGCTTCACCGGCCGGCTCGCGGCCGCCGGCCAGCTGCTCGAGGAGACCCTCCTCGGCGCCGCCGCCCGCGAGCTCGACGGTGGGCCGGTGCTCGTGGTGCCGCCCGGCAGCCTGCACGCGGTGCCCTGGTCCCTGCTCCCCAGCCTGCGGACGAGCGCGGTCCGGGTAGCCCCGTCGGCGACGGCCTGGCTCGCCGCGCACCGGGCCACCCCACCGCGGCGGCGCAGGGTCGCCCTCGTGGTCGGACCCGGGCTGGAGGGGACGGCCGCCGAGGTACGCCAGATCGCGACCGGCTACCCCGGCCCAGTCGTCCTGCGCGACGGCCAGGCGACGGCGGAGCGGACGCTGGCCCTGCTCGACGACGCCTGGCTGGCGCACGTGGCGGCGCATGGCACGTTCCGCGCGGACAGCCCACTGTTCTCGTCCTTGCGGCTCGACGACGGGCCGCTGACCGTCTACGACCTCGCTCGCCTGCGCCGCGCGCCGTACCAGCTGGTGCTCGCGAGCTGCGAGTCCGCAGTCGGGGTACCAGTCGGCGCCGACGAGCTGGTCGGCATGGTGGGTGCGCTCATCCCGAAGGGCACAGCGAGCCTGCTGGCCAGCGTCGTGCCGGTGAACGACGCGGCGACCGCCCCGCTCATGGTCGAGGTGCACGCGCGGCTGCGCGCCGGCGTCGACCTCGCACAGGCGCTGTCGGTCGCTCGTGCCGTGGCCGTCGACGATCCGGCGGGGCTCGCGGCGGGACTGGCGTTCGTGGCGCTCGGACGTTAG
- a CDS encoding YdeI/OmpD-associated family protein has product MADDRDLVPDELFEALSRADAWSQWEEQTAEVRSVYVRWVAKPRRASERRSRADVTAYYAFHGALDKAIKRPGVWNALLKLLGEADTGDTQTGNTDS; this is encoded by the coding sequence GTGGCGGATGATCGGGACCTGGTTCCGGACGAGTTGTTTGAGGCGCTCAGCCGCGCGGACGCCTGGTCGCAGTGGGAGGAGCAGACGGCAGAGGTTCGGTCGGTGTACGTCCGCTGGGTAGCGAAGCCGAGAAGAGCCAGCGAGCGACGCTCGCGAGCCGACGTGACGGCCTACTACGCATTCCATGGGGCACTCGACAAGGCCATTAAACGGCCGGGGGTGTGGAATGCCCTGCTCAAACTGCTCGGGGAGGCCGACACAGGGGATACGCAGACCGGGAACACGGATTCCTGA
- a CDS encoding pyridoxamine 5'-phosphate oxidase family protein yields the protein MDDPVTQLDERFSDPDSQPTTWAAARAVLEAAQISWISTVRGDGRPHVTPLVAVWLDEALHFTTGPTEQKAINLATNPNVVLTTGSDAWDQGLDVVVEGEAVRVTDRASLTRLAAAWRTRWDGSWKFDVADDGFHHEAGGLALVFAVRPTKILAFGKGTFTHTRHLPRAR from the coding sequence ATGGATGACCCGGTGACCCAGCTCGACGAGCGGTTCAGCGATCCCGACAGCCAGCCCACCACCTGGGCCGCGGCCCGGGCCGTGCTCGAGGCGGCCCAGATCAGCTGGATCTCGACCGTGCGGGGCGACGGGCGACCGCACGTCACGCCACTGGTCGCGGTGTGGCTCGACGAGGCGCTTCACTTCACCACCGGCCCGACGGAGCAGAAGGCGATCAATCTCGCCACGAACCCCAACGTCGTGCTGACCACCGGCAGCGACGCCTGGGACCAGGGGCTCGACGTGGTGGTCGAGGGCGAGGCGGTCCGCGTCACCGACCGGGCATCCCTCACCCGGCTCGCCGCGGCCTGGCGGACCAGGTGGGACGGCAGCTGGAAGTTCGACGTCGCCGACGACGGCTTCCACCACGAGGCCGGTGGCCTGGCGCTCGTCTTCGCGGTCCGGCCGACGAAGATCCTCGCCTTCGGCAAGGGCACCTTCACCCACACCCGCCACCTGCCCCGGGCCCGCTGA
- a CDS encoding TetR/AcrR family transcriptional regulator, whose protein sequence is MADTRGRMVDATVQALQRRGVAGMSFTDVLRDSGAARGAIYHHFPGGKAQLVAEAATRNGEDVRTGLAALPAGDPLVVVTAFLDAVRPVLAASATGGGCAVAAISVADGEGEPGDTNLRRTAASIFASWTRTLAERMAAAGLPPDEAAGLATALLMLLEGAHVLCRAAGTLEPFEQAAHTATALARARYESR, encoded by the coding sequence GTGGCCGACACCCGTGGCCGGATGGTCGACGCGACAGTCCAGGCGCTGCAGCGCCGCGGTGTGGCCGGGATGTCGTTCACCGACGTTCTCCGTGACAGCGGCGCCGCCCGCGGCGCGATCTACCACCACTTTCCCGGCGGCAAGGCGCAGCTCGTCGCCGAGGCGGCGACGCGCAACGGCGAGGACGTGCGCACCGGTCTGGCCGCGCTGCCGGCAGGCGACCCGCTCGTCGTGGTCACGGCGTTCCTCGACGCCGTCCGGCCCGTGCTGGCCGCCTCGGCGACGGGCGGTGGCTGTGCGGTCGCGGCAATCAGCGTCGCCGATGGTGAGGGGGAGCCTGGCGACACGAACCTCCGGCGCACCGCCGCCAGCATCTTCGCGTCGTGGACCCGGACGCTGGCCGAGCGGATGGCGGCGGCTGGGCTTCCGCCCGACGAGGCGGCCGGCCTGGCCACCGCCCTGCTCATGCTTCTCGAAGGCGCCCACGTCCTGTGCCGTGCCGCCGGAACCCTCGAGCCCTTCGAGCAGGCCGCGCACACCGCGACGGCCCTCGCCCGCGCCCGCTACGAGAGCCGCTGA
- a CDS encoding class I SAM-dependent methyltransferase, translating to MAATEPGETPSPEAELHRNRARAESFGADAEKYDRSRPRYPEELVSRIVAGSPGPDVVDVGCGTGIAARQFLAAGCRVLGVEVDARMAGVARRHGVDVEVAPFEAWDPAGRSFDAVISGQAWHWVDPVAGAAKAAGLLRPGGRLAVFWNLGRPSTDVAEELSAVYRRVAPELEGGHLTGPAAGGPATAVGRAADGIRRAGAFDDPEAWRFDWERRYTRDEWLDQLPTHSDHRLLSPERLAALLPAIGAAIDALGGAFTMGFTTAVATATRATGA from the coding sequence ATGGCCGCCACGGAGCCCGGGGAGACGCCTTCGCCGGAAGCCGAGCTTCACCGGAACCGGGCGCGGGCCGAGTCGTTCGGCGCCGACGCCGAGAAGTACGACCGGTCCCGCCCCCGGTATCCCGAGGAGCTGGTGAGCCGGATCGTCGCGGGCAGCCCGGGTCCCGACGTCGTCGACGTCGGCTGCGGGACCGGTATCGCCGCGCGGCAGTTCCTGGCCGCTGGCTGCCGGGTCCTCGGGGTCGAGGTCGACGCACGGATGGCTGGCGTGGCGCGGCGGCACGGTGTCGACGTCGAGGTGGCTCCGTTCGAGGCGTGGGACCCGGCCGGTCGGTCGTTCGACGCGGTGATCTCCGGACAGGCCTGGCACTGGGTGGACCCCGTCGCGGGCGCGGCGAAGGCCGCGGGGCTGCTGCGGCCGGGCGGCCGACTGGCCGTGTTCTGGAACCTGGGCCGACCGTCCACCGACGTGGCGGAGGAGCTCTCGGCGGTCTATCGGCGGGTGGCCCCGGAGCTCGAAGGCGGCCACCTGACCGGTCCCGCCGCCGGTGGTCCCGCGACGGCGGTGGGCAGGGCGGCCGACGGCATCCGGCGTGCGGGGGCGTTCGACGACCCCGAGGCATGGCGGTTCGACTGGGAGCGGCGCTACACCCGCGACGAGTGGCTCGACCAGCTGCCGACCCACAGCGACCACAGGCTCCTTTCGCCAGAAAGGCTCGCCGCGCTGCTCCCCGCCATCGGCGCGGCGATCGACGCCCTGGGCGGCGCCTTCACGATGGGCTTCACCACGGCCGTCGCGACCGCCACACGCGCCACCGGCGCCTGA
- a CDS encoding serine hydrolase domain-containing protein, with amino-acid sequence MSANNLQARVQAAIDRMVRDGAEVGLQVAVVRHGQLVVDAVAGQRDAGRRLPVRPDTLFYAASTAKGVASAVAHVLVERGVLTDDLRIAEVWPEFGAHGKRDATLRHVLLHTVGVPAPPYDTTVEQLCDWNHMCAALAGSEPWWVPGARFGYHAQTFGFLLGETVRRASGRPLSWWLREAVTTPLGIEDDVHFGVPEALLVRVAHQHRPTGPPPEPGSPEPGSPADRAVPPAIRPDADLANRRDVLTADLVSTGTMTARGAARVYAALLGDVEGVALVSPARLAAMATLSHEGWDEVMEVPTTWTFGFSPYRPGGASSRPGSTFGMVGSNGSAAYADLDSGVAVAVMRNRFSQDLSAAAEIDRIVADAFPGSARPDKPTTDDRSNDG; translated from the coding sequence ATGAGCGCGAACAACCTCCAGGCACGCGTGCAGGCCGCGATCGACCGGATGGTCCGGGACGGCGCGGAGGTGGGGCTGCAGGTGGCCGTCGTGCGGCACGGTCAGCTGGTCGTCGACGCGGTGGCTGGTCAGCGCGACGCCGGGCGGCGGCTCCCGGTCCGGCCCGACACGTTGTTCTACGCGGCCTCCACCGCCAAGGGGGTGGCATCCGCGGTGGCGCACGTGCTCGTCGAGCGGGGCGTGCTCACCGACGACCTGCGGATCGCCGAGGTCTGGCCCGAGTTCGGTGCCCACGGCAAGCGGGACGCGACACTGCGACACGTGCTGCTGCACACGGTGGGCGTGCCGGCGCCGCCGTACGACACGACCGTCGAGCAGTTGTGCGACTGGAACCACATGTGCGCCGCGCTGGCCGGCTCCGAGCCGTGGTGGGTGCCCGGCGCGCGGTTCGGCTACCACGCCCAGACCTTCGGCTTCCTGCTCGGCGAGACCGTCCGCCGCGCCTCGGGTCGCCCACTGTCGTGGTGGCTGCGCGAGGCGGTCACGACGCCGCTCGGGATCGAGGACGACGTGCACTTCGGCGTCCCCGAGGCCCTGCTGGTCCGAGTCGCGCACCAGCACCGGCCTACCGGACCGCCGCCGGAGCCGGGCTCGCCGGAGCCGGGCTCGCCGGCCGACCGGGCGGTTCCACCGGCCATCCGGCCCGACGCGGACCTCGCCAACCGCCGCGACGTGCTCACGGCCGACCTCGTCTCCACCGGCACCATGACCGCCCGTGGGGCGGCGCGCGTCTACGCCGCCCTGCTCGGCGACGTGGAGGGCGTCGCCCTGGTGTCGCCGGCGCGCCTCGCGGCCATGGCGACGCTCAGCCACGAGGGGTGGGACGAGGTCATGGAGGTGCCCACCACCTGGACGTTCGGGTTCAGCCCCTACCGGCCAGGCGGCGCCAGCTCGCGGCCCGGATCGACCTTCGGCATGGTCGGGTCGAACGGCTCGGCGGCGTACGCCGACCTCGACTCGGGCGTGGCCGTGGCGGTGATGCGGAACCGGTTCAGCCAGGATCTGTCCGCCGCGGCCGAGATCGACCGCATCGTGGCCGACGCGTTCCCCGGCTCCGCCAGGCCGGACAAGCCAACCACCGACGATCGGAGTAACGATGGATGA
- a CDS encoding helix-turn-helix domain-containing protein, giving the protein MLDAPDTWAPDDDEMDLDGVLAAVGPRLRALRQERDLTLPRLSKATGISVSTLSRLESGQRKLTLELLLPLARAYRVPLDELVGHPQTADPRIHPRPFVRNGMTVIPLSRRPGGLQAFKMIIPAHWPPYEPEQKVHEGYDWLYVLSGRLRLQLGEHDLVLAAGEVAEFDTRVPHAFSNPTPRPAEILSLVGPQGERVHIRARSTPSHSARDA; this is encoded by the coding sequence ATGTTGGACGCCCCGGACACCTGGGCGCCGGACGACGACGAGATGGATCTCGACGGGGTGCTCGCGGCGGTGGGCCCGCGGCTGCGCGCGCTGCGCCAGGAGCGCGACCTGACGCTGCCGAGGCTGTCGAAGGCGACCGGGATCTCGGTCAGCACGCTGTCGCGGCTGGAGTCCGGCCAGCGCAAACTGACTTTGGAGCTGCTGCTACCGCTGGCTCGGGCCTACCGGGTCCCGCTCGACGAGCTGGTCGGTCATCCGCAGACAGCGGACCCGCGCATCCACCCGCGACCGTTCGTGCGGAACGGGATGACGGTCATCCCACTGTCCCGCCGGCCCGGCGGCCTACAGGCATTCAAGATGATCATCCCGGCCCACTGGCCCCCTTATGAGCCGGAACAGAAGGTCCATGAGGGCTACGACTGGCTCTACGTCCTGTCCGGGCGGCTGCGCCTGCAGCTCGGCGAGCACGACCTCGTGCTGGCCGCCGGCGAGGTGGCGGAGTTCGACACCCGCGTCCCGCACGCCTTCAGCAACCCGACCCCTCGCCCCGCCGAGATTCTCAGCCTCGTCGGACCCCAGGGCGAACGCGTCCACATCCGCGCCCGGTCCACCCCGTCGCATAGCGCTCGTGACGCATAG
- a CDS encoding glycerophosphodiester phosphodiesterase — MGRRGVIAGLAAAPVLAAASASAAAAAGAGSGQGKPGRPATLVIGHRGASGYRPEHTLASYELAARLGADFVEPDLVATKDGHLVCRHEPDIGGTTNVADHPEFAARKVTKTLDGVALTGWFTEDFTLAELKTLRAKERIPDVRQHNTLYNGRFEIPTLIEVLDLRGRLSAELGREIGVYPETKHPTYFQKAGLALEKRLLDTLVRYGLNDKNAPVFVQSFETKNLGQLRKLGLKARAVQLLSAAGAPFDLVDAGDPRTYADLITPAGLKTIATYANGIGPDKNQIIPRDASGNLGTPTTLVADAHKAGLVLHPYTFRAENSFLPTDYRVGTVASDYGRAIDEQVTFLRTGIDGLFTDNTDVGILARAAFLGG, encoded by the coding sequence ATCGGCCGTCGCGGTGTGATCGCCGGCCTGGCCGCCGCACCCGTCCTCGCCGCCGCATCCGCCTCTGCCGCCGCTGCCGCCGGGGCGGGCAGCGGGCAGGGCAAGCCCGGGCGGCCTGCGACCCTGGTGATCGGGCACCGCGGCGCGTCCGGCTACCGGCCAGAGCACACCCTTGCCTCGTACGAACTGGCCGCCCGGCTGGGCGCCGACTTCGTCGAGCCGGACCTCGTCGCCACCAAGGACGGCCACCTCGTCTGCCGGCACGAGCCCGACATCGGCGGCACGACCAACGTCGCCGACCACCCCGAGTTCGCCGCCCGCAAGGTGACGAAGACGCTCGACGGCGTCGCCCTGACCGGCTGGTTCACCGAGGACTTCACGCTCGCCGAGCTCAAGACGCTGCGCGCCAAGGAGCGGATCCCGGACGTCCGCCAGCACAACACGCTCTACAACGGCCGCTTCGAGATCCCGACGCTGATCGAGGTGCTCGACCTGCGGGGGCGCCTGTCGGCGGAGCTCGGCCGGGAGATCGGCGTCTACCCGGAGACCAAGCACCCGACCTACTTCCAGAAGGCCGGGCTCGCGCTGGAGAAGCGGCTGCTGGACACGCTGGTCCGCTACGGCCTCAACGACAAGAACGCGCCCGTGTTCGTGCAGTCCTTCGAGACGAAGAACCTGGGCCAGCTGCGCAAGCTCGGCCTGAAGGCCCGCGCCGTGCAGCTGCTCAGCGCCGCCGGCGCCCCGTTCGACCTGGTCGACGCCGGCGACCCGCGCACCTACGCGGACCTGATCACCCCGGCCGGCCTGAAGACGATCGCGACGTACGCGAACGGCATCGGGCCCGACAAGAACCAGATCATCCCGCGGGACGCCAGCGGCAACCTCGGCACCCCGACCACGCTCGTCGCCGACGCGCACAAGGCCGGTCTCGTCCTGCACCCGTACACGTTCCGCGCCGAGAACAGCTTCCTGCCCACCGACTACCGCGTCGGCACGGTGGCCAGCGACTACGGCCGGGCCATCGACGAGCAGGTGACCTTCCTCAGGACCGGCATCGACGGCCTGTTCACCGACAACACCGACGTCGGCATCCTCGCCCGCGCCGCTTTCCTGGGCGGCTGA